TAATTTCTTCAATGAGATTATTGATGTCGTCAGAAAAAGCACCCTGCAAAGAACGAGCTGCGCCGCGAACAGCCGCCTCGCTTTGCGCGTCAATTAAATCTGCAATAGCCTCAGCCTGGGTTAAATCAATTTTGTTGTTGAGATAGGCACGCAGGGTAAATTCGCCCGGCTCTGCAATGACAAGTCCCTCGGATTTGCCCAACTCTAAACAGCGTTTCATCACCAACTCAAGAAGTTGTGGGCCACCGTGACACTGAAGCTCTAAAACATCTTCACCCGTAAAAGAAGCTGGTCCAACGAAATGAATTGCAATGAGCTGATCAATGGCTTGGCCATTCTCATCACAGAGCGTTAATAGATTTACTTGTCTTGGAGGAAGGTTTTTTTGAAATAATGCGCTCGACAAAGCGCTCAAATTTTTTCCACTGATGCGAATAACCCCGACGCCCGCCTTGCCGGGCGCGGTTGCAATAGCAATGATGGGCAATTTTCTTGTCATCATTGCTGTCTATTTATTGCAAGCGAGTTATGCCGCGCTCAAATTACTTAGCGGGCTTTTTTCCAAACATCTGATTAATCTGCCACTGTTGAGCAATCGATAGAAGGTTATTAGTAACCCAATATAAAACCAAGCCCGCAGGGAAGAAAAAGAACATGATTGAAAAGACGATCGGCATGTACATCATCACCTTCGCCTGAATTGGATCTGGAGGCGTTGGGTTCAACTTCGTTTGCACAAACATAGAGACAGCCATAATGACCGGCAGAATGTAATACGGGTCAGGCACCGAGAGATCATGAATCCACAAAACCCATGGTGCGCCACGCATCTCAACCGATGACAACAATACCCAATACAACGAGATAAACACAGGGATCTGAATCACAACCGGCAGGCATCCACCCAACGGGTTAATTTTTTCCTTGCGGTACATCTCCATCATGGCTTGATTGAGTTTTTGTGGCTCGCCCTTGTACTGCTCCTTCATGGCCGCCAAGCGCGGCTGCACTTCCTTCATGCGGGCCATTGACTTATAACTTGCAGCAGATAGGGGGAAGAACACCAGCTTAATTAAGATGGTCAACAGGATGATGGACCAACCCCAGTTGCCAACATAACCATGAATTTTTTCAAGCAACCAGAAAATGGGTTTAGCAATAATAGTCAGATAACCGTAGTCCTTGAGCAATTCAAAGCCTGGAGCAATCGTCTCCAAAACCTTTTCTTCTTGAGGTCCCACAAATAATCTGGCTTTTTCTACAACAGTTGCTCCTGGGGCAACAACACCTAGGGGTGTTTGCATACCAATTCGATACAAGCCGTTGTCTATTCTTCCAGCATAAATATCCCGTGCATCTTTGTCGCCCGGAATCCAGGCGCTCGCAAAGTAGTGCTGAACCATGGCGATCCAAGCTGGCTCACCAGCAGCAACTTGCGTTGGGATGGTGATCTTGTTTTTATCTATCGCTGAGAACTCCAGCTTATTAAATTTTTCTTTATCTGTGTAGGCGGCCGGTCCAGTAAATGTGCTGGCTGAGAAGGCGCCGCCAAATGGGCCGATTTTTTGCTCTTGTGAAGCGTCGCGCACAATTTCTGTGTACAAAACAAGAGGGTTTGGGTTGTTTGTTGTTTGTGTGACGCGATGGCCAACATCTACTACATAGCTACCAGGATTTAGGATGAATGTTTTTTCAAGTTTGACGCCGTTACGTTCGCTGGCAAATACTGCAAACGGTCTACCTGAACCATCTTTTCCTGACTGTACTAATTTAAAGGTGCTTGTGTGATTTGGAAGGTCGTTATTGTTTAAAGAAATTAAACCAGACCGTGCAAAATATTTGTGTGTTGGCGTGTATTGAAAAAGCTCTACTGGATTTTTCTCAGCAGTTAATTCTTTTAATAACTTAGCATCAATTACATTTGCTCCGCTGGCACTAATTTCCAATACCAACACATCATTTTGGAGTGTAAACTTTTCTGCACCTTCTATGGTGCCACCACTAACCACTGGCGTTACGGCAACTGCCGGCGCACCTGCGGCTTGCATAGGGACATCAACTTTGCCTCCCGTTGTGGCCTTGTCAGCAACAGCCGGGGAGTTCGCTGGGGCGCCACCAAACAAGGATGGCTTGCCTTCATGAACCTGCCAATTGTTGTAGAGCATGAGACCCGACATCGAGAATACTGCCCAAAGAATTGTTTTTTTAAAGTCCATTTACATTCACTTAAGTTGGTGTTTTGTATCTTTTACAGCAGGATCATAACCGCCGTGTGACAACGGGTTGCAGCGCAAAATACGCCACGCCGTTAGGCCAAAGCTTTTAATAAATCCGTAATGACTAAAGCAGTCACATGCATATTGCGAACAGCTGGGCACATACTTGCAGTGCATACCTAAATAAGGGCTTAAAGCTAGTTGATATATTTTTACCAACTTAATTGCCGCATTATTTAAGGCGCGCACCTAAAGCAGCCCCGAAATTTGAGAGCGCAAAATTTCTTTTTCTTTTTTTCTGAGTCTGCCCCGAGTTTCGCGACCGATTGGTTTTTTGAGCTTGACCACAACATCTTTATTTAATGTTTTGGCTTGAGCCGTCCAAACCAATTCGCGAATCATCCGCTTTAGGCGGTTTCGATCAACCGCTCTTTTGGCCAACTTCTTTGCTACCGCAACCCCCAAGTCAGGCTTGACGCCCTCTTGAGTGGA
This is a stretch of genomic DNA from Polynucleobacter sp. JS-JIR-II-b4. It encodes these proteins:
- the yidD gene encoding membrane protein insertion efficiency factor YidD, with protein sequence MRALNNAAIKLVKIYQLALSPYLGMHCKYVPSCSQYACDCFSHYGFIKSFGLTAWRILRCNPLSHGGYDPAVKDTKHQLK
- the rnpA gene encoding ribonuclease P protein component, translating into MNSARISELLKARPKTSLYWGMYVASTQEGVKPDLGVAVAKKLAKRAVDRNRLKRMIRELVWTAQAKTLNKDVVVKLKKPIGRETRGRLRKKEKEILRSQISGLL
- the yidC gene encoding membrane protein insertase YidC — its product is MDFKKTILWAVFSMSGLMLYNNWQVHEGKPSLFGGAPANSPAVADKATTGGKVDVPMQAAGAPAVAVTPVVSGGTIEGAEKFTLQNDVLVLEISASGANVIDAKLLKELTAEKNPVELFQYTPTHKYFARSGLISLNNNDLPNHTSTFKLVQSGKDGSGRPFAVFASERNGVKLEKTFILNPGSYVVDVGHRVTQTTNNPNPLVLYTEIVRDASQEQKIGPFGGAFSASTFTGPAAYTDKEKFNKLEFSAIDKNKITIPTQVAAGEPAWIAMVQHYFASAWIPGDKDARDIYAGRIDNGLYRIGMQTPLGVVAPGATVVEKARLFVGPQEEKVLETIAPGFELLKDYGYLTIIAKPIFWLLEKIHGYVGNWGWSIILLTILIKLVFFPLSAASYKSMARMKEVQPRLAAMKEQYKGEPQKLNQAMMEMYRKEKINPLGGCLPVVIQIPVFISLYWVLLSSVEMRGAPWVLWIHDLSVPDPYYILPVIMAVSMFVQTKLNPTPPDPIQAKVMMYMPIVFSIMFFFFPAGLVLYWVTNNLLSIAQQWQINQMFGKKPAK